CGCGGCGGTATCGCCGGCGCGGGACCGGCGGACGAAGGCGCGGCGGTCTGCGTCCCCGGCTGCATGGGCGCGGCTTGCTGCGCGGCCGTGGCGTCGCCCTGAGGCGCGGGCGCGGCCGTCCCGGCGTCGGCGCTGGTGTCCTGCGGTGCGCGCACCGGCTCGTTGAACCCGAATTCGTACACCGCCAGCAGGCCCACGATGATGAGCGCGCCGAAGCCGACGTAGACCGGCCAGCGCGCGGACTCGCCGCGCGGAATGACGACCTCGGTCGACGGCGGCGCTTCCTCGACCGGCACCGGTTGCGGCATCTCGTGC
The sequence above is a segment of the Burkholderiales bacterium genome. Coding sequences within it:
- a CDS encoding helix-turn-helix domain-containing protein, translating into MSQSYYGRHESSPGAMLAAAREELNLSVSDVARHLKLSPAQVEALEEGAYDRLPGRVFVRGFLRNYAKLLGIDPQPLLRTIEHEMPQPVPVEEAPPSTEVVIPRGESARWPVYVGFGALIIVGLLAVYEFGFNEPVRAPQDTSADAGTAAPAPQGDATAAQQAAPMQPGTQTAAPSSAGPAPAIPPR